In the Telopea speciosissima isolate NSW1024214 ecotype Mountain lineage chromosome 2, Tspe_v1, whole genome shotgun sequence genome, one interval contains:
- the LOC122649517 gene encoding ferredoxin--NADP reductase, root isozyme, chloroplastic has protein sequence MAHLAVSQVSVTVPVGNDASFRRSGFKRYNLKFQDRSGVPVLSWDLKTKNPRSRNQCVVCMSVPQVSTTKVAVSSLELEDAKEPPLHIHKPKEPYTATIVSVERIVGAKAPGETCHIVINHGGNVPYWEGQSYGVIPPGENPKKPGAPHNVRLYSIASTRYGDSFDGKTASLCVRRAVYYDPETGKEDPSKNGICSNFLCDSKPGDKVKITGPSGKVMLLPEDDPNATHIMIATGTGVAPYRGYLRRMFMESVPTFKFGGLAWLFLGVANSDSLLYDDEFTKYHRDYPDHFRYDKALSREQKNKSGGKMYVQDKIEEYSDEIFKLLDGGAHIYFCGLKGMMPGIQDTLKRVAEQRGENWDEKLSQLKKKKQWHVEVY, from the exons agATACAATTTAAAGTTTCAGGATAGATCAGGGGTGCCAGTTTTATCTTGGGATCTAAAAACCAAGAACCCACGATCAAGAAACCAGTGTGTAGTGTGCATGTCGGTGCCACAAGTCAGCACAACTAAGGTTGCAGTTTCATCTTTAGAACTTGAGGATGCTAAGGAACCTCCTCTCCATATTCACAAGCCAAAGGAACCTTACACAGCAACCATTGTTTCTGTTGAGAGGATTGTAGGCGCAAAAGCTCCTGGTGAGACTTGCCACATTGTAATCAACCATGGCGGCAATGTTCCCTACTGGGAAGGACAAAGTTATGGTGTAATTCCTCCA GGTGAAAATCCGAAGAAACCAGGGGCTCCTCATAATGTCCGTCTCTACTCGATAGCATCCACAAGATATGGAGATTCTTTCGATGGCAAGACAGCCAGTTTATGTGTCCGACGCGCTGTTTATTATGATCCTGAAACTGGAAAGGAGGATCCTTCAAAGAATGGTATCTGCAGCAATTTTCTATGCGACTCCAAGCCAGGAGATAAAGTGAAGATCACAG GCCCGTCTGGCAAGGTTATGCTTTTGCCTGAGGATGACCCAAATGCCACCCACATAATGATTGCTACTGGTACTGGAGTGGCTCCGTATAGAGGCTACCTCCGCCGAATGTTTATGGAGTCGGTGCCAACTTTCAAGTTTGGTGGCCTTGCATGGCTCTTCCTCGGGGTGGCCAACTCTGATAGCCTTCTCTATGACGATGAATTTACCAAGTACCATCGTGACTACCCAGACCATTTCCGTTATGACAAGGCCCTTAGCAGAGAACAGAAGAACAAGAGTGGGGGCAAGATGTATGTTCAGGACAAGATCGAAGAGTACAGCGATGAGATATTCAAGCTGTTGGATGGAGGTGCACACATATACTTCTGTGGATTGAAGGGGATGATGCCTGGGATCCAAGATACCCTGAAGAGGGTCGCAGAGCAGAGAGGGGAGAACTGGGATGAAAAGCTCTCacaactaaaaaagaaaaagcaatgGCATGTTGAGGTCTATTAA
- the LOC122651157 gene encoding pentatricopeptide repeat-containing protein At5g15340, mitochondrial: MRWPADRLCTSLSHHYHYHYHYQYRSLLRACARGAFLEEGQKLHAAVLKNGVADTPDSFIHNALLHMYAACGCTSSAGRLFDQIPCTHRDTVDWTTLMRCYGRQGLPRHALFVFRAMRVEGVRPDEVTLLCLFNACSRLGEVVVGAQGHLCMIKTGLPFSVTARNAAMDMYVKCGLMCDARRVFEEMSERTVVSWTVILSGALKWEGLENGIRIFDEMPERNEVACTVMIAGYLERGFPKEASVLIGTMLSSSCSMLNHVTLCSILSACSLSGDLTVGGWVHAYVMKTVGNDLHLMVGTGLVDMYAKCGRINTASQVFERMAYRNVVTWNAMLSGLAMHGRGKDVLSLFPRMVSEAQPDDITFVSILSACSHSGLLDQGFRYFRDLGPVYGIEPKVEHYACIVDLFGRAGRLEDALALVREMPIPPNEVVLGSLLASCSLHGKLQLGEHLLQELIQIDPCNADYHVLLSNMYTLAGRRDNADFLRQVLKKRGIRKVPGISSIHVNAQVHQFTSGDKSHPRTQEIYSMLDVMIQRLRLAGYVPNTASQTFSVSDSQINDADEQEEKEQALFSHSEKLAISFGLISTKPGMTLHIFKNLRICQDCHASIKLISSIYNREIIIRDRFRFHSFKQGSCSCSDYW; this comes from the coding sequence ATGAGATGGCCGGCCGATCGTCTCTGcacttctctctctcaccactaccactaccactaccactaccagtACCGCTCCCTTCTGAGGGCATGCGCCCGAGGCGCCTTTCTCGAGGAGGGCCAGAAGCTCCATGCCGCTGTACTCAAGAATGGCGTTGCCGACACTCCCGACTCCTTCATCCACAATGCCCTCCTCCACATGTACGCCGCGTGCGGCTGCACCTCTTCTGCTGGCCGATTGTTCGATCAAATTCCCTGCACACACCGAGACACCGTCGACTGGACTACCTTGATGAGATGCTATGGTCGCCAGGGCCTTCCACGCCACGCCCTCTTCGTCTTCCGTGCGATGCGAGTCGAAGGCGTCCGCCCCGATGAGGTGACTCTGCTCTGCCTCTTCAACGCCTGTTCCCGTCTTGGAGAAGTTGTGGTTGGAGCGCAAGGGCATCTCTGTATGATCAAAACCGGGCTGCCTTTCTCCGTCACTGCCAGAAACGCAGCCATGGACATGTATGTAAAGTGCGGTCTAATGTGCGACGCAAGACGTGTCTTTGAGGAGATGAGCGAGCGGACCGTTGTTTCTTGGACTGTAATTCTCTCTGGTGCATTGAAATGGGAGGGATTAGAGAACGGGATTCGGATATTCGATGAAATGCCAGAGAGGAATGAGGTTGCCTGTACCGTCATGATTGCAGGCTACCTGGAGAGAGGATTCCCAAAGGAAGCCTCTGTTTTGATTGGAACAATgttgtcttcttcttgctcGATGCTCAACCATGTCACTCTCTGCTCTATCCTGTCCGCTTGCTCGCTTTCTGGGGATCTAACTGTCGGGGGATGGGTTCATGCATACGTCATGAAGACAGTGGGGAATGATCTACATCTCATGGTGGGAACGGGTTTGGTTGATATGTATGCCAAATGTGGTAGGATAAATACCGCGAGCCAAGTGTTTGAGAGAATGGCTTACAGAAACGTTGTAACTTGGAATGCAATGCTAAGCGGTCTCGCCATGCATGGAAGAGGCAAGGACGTGTTAAGCCTCTTTCCTCGAATGGTCTCAGAGGCTCAGCCAGATGATATCACCTTCGTGTCCATCTTAAGTGCGTGCAGCCACTCGGGCCTGCTGGATCAAGGTTTCCGCTACTTCCGTGATCTTGGACCCGTCTACGGCATAGAGCCTAAGGTAGAGCACTATGCTTGTATTGTTGATCTATTTGGTCGGGCAGGTAGGTTGGAGGATGCTTTGGCCCTAGTGAGAGAGATGCCCATTCCGCCTAATGAGGTCGTTCTTGGATCTCTCCTAGCATCCTGTAGTCTCCATGGCAAGCTCCAATTGGGGGAGCACCTTCTACAAGAACTGATTCAGATTGATCCCTGCAATGCTGATTATCATGTGTTGCTGTCGAACATGTATACATTGGCTGGAAGGCGCGACAATGCTGATTTCCTCCGCCAGGTCCTCAAAAAAAGGGGAATCAGAAAGGTGCCTGGCATAAGTTCTATCCACGTGAATGCCCAAGTTCATCAGTTTACTTCCGGGGACAAGTCGCATCCTCGAACACAAGAGATCTATTCCATGTTGGATGTGATGATTCAACGATTGAGGTTGGCAGGTTATGTTCCTAACACTGCTTCCCAGACATTCTCTGTTTCGGATAGCCAGATCAATGATGCAGATgagcaagaagagaaggaacaagCACTCTTCTCTCATAGTGAGAAGCTGGCCATCTCATTTGGACTTATAAGTACGAAACCTGGAATGACCCTCCACATCTTTAAGAACTTGAGAATATGCCAGGATTGCCATGCTTCAATCAAACTTATTTCTAGTATTTACAACCGGGAAATCATCATCAGAGATCGTTTCCGTTTCCATTCATTCAAACAAGGTTCATGTTCTTGTTCTGACTATTGGTGA